From the Falsibacillus albus genome, one window contains:
- a CDS encoding DUF7147 family protein — translation MIQRFIELGEGYSDLYELFEIAKANKHRLSQMLAFHTMINGKAVTSLTVVLTPTNPGDFQPLYICREGIPNPNVIPNKRFDLFKATASELNGKVIEMDVKPSTTFNEKELYYQYLIGILRLNHLIPPMK, via the coding sequence ATGATCCAACGATTTATCGAATTAGGCGAAGGATATTCTGATTTATACGAGCTGTTTGAAATCGCCAAAGCAAACAAGCATCGCCTCTCCCAAATGCTTGCATTCCACACTATGATCAATGGCAAAGCAGTCACATCTTTGACTGTCGTGCTTACTCCGACCAATCCAGGAGACTTTCAGCCCTTGTACATTTGCCGGGAAGGAATCCCAAATCCAAATGTGATCCCTAACAAGCGATTCGACCTTTTCAAAGCAACTGCATCTGAACTGAACGGTAAAGTAATTGAAATGGATGTCAAACCATCCACCACCTTCAATGAAAAAGAACTTTACTACCAATACTTAATAGGCATACTAAGACTGAACCACCTCATCCCACCGATGAAATAG
- a CDS encoding YlbG family protein, translating to MQTERQGIIVWLYNLKHAKSLRRFGNVHYISKKMKYAVVYMNQPDVEAAMDKLSSLAFVKKVEPSYKPFVRTEYENSKPDKAKEYDYKIGI from the coding sequence ATGCAAACAGAGAGACAAGGGATTATCGTTTGGTTGTATAATTTGAAGCATGCAAAGTCATTGCGACGATTTGGCAATGTGCACTACATTTCCAAAAAAATGAAATATGCAGTTGTATATATGAATCAACCTGATGTCGAAGCAGCAATGGACAAGCTAAGCTCCCTTGCGTTCGTCAAGAAAGTAGAACCATCATACAAACCGTTCGTTCGGACAGAATATGAAAATTCCAAGCCAGATAAAGCAAAAGAATATGATTATAAAATCGGTATTTAA
- a CDS encoding YlbF family regulator, translating into MLATTPEKLELLANAEQLSRMILESDIAENYRICLYHMRKNKDTQDKIKKFSSLKGHYEDAQRFGKYHPDYKRIMKEVREAKRDMDMDDCVAEFRKAETDLQNLLDQISVVIGRSVSEHIKVPTGNPFFDSACSGGCGSGGSCGCSA; encoded by the coding sequence GTGCTTGCTACAACACCTGAGAAACTTGAATTATTAGCAAATGCTGAACAACTTTCACGAATGATTCTAGAGTCAGATATCGCCGAAAACTATCGTATCTGTCTTTATCATATGAGGAAAAATAAAGATACACAGGATAAGATAAAAAAATTCTCAAGTCTGAAGGGACATTATGAGGATGCTCAGCGATTCGGGAAATATCATCCAGACTACAAGCGAATCATGAAAGAAGTAAGGGAAGCCAAGCGTGACATGGACATGGATGATTGCGTAGCAGAATTCAGGAAAGCCGAAACAGATCTACAGAATTTATTGGATCAAATCAGTGTTGTTATTGGAAGATCAGTATCTGAACATATCAAAGTACCTACCGGAAATCCATTTTTTGATTCTGCCTGCAGCGGCGGTTGTGGATCTGGCGGGAGCTGTGGCTGTTCCGCATAA
- a CDS encoding YlbE-like family protein — protein sequence MRAEIIEYIYEKQDLKEFIREQPMWYRTLTRNPNHIEKLEIASLNYYKKTIPHQVERFSNGLQMASMMMHMFQAMNTQD from the coding sequence ATGAGGGCAGAAATCATTGAATATATTTACGAAAAACAAGATCTAAAAGAATTTATCCGGGAACAGCCAATGTGGTATCGAACATTGACCAGAAATCCGAATCACATAGAAAAACTTGAGATTGCTTCGTTGAATTATTATAAAAAAACGATCCCGCATCAAGTCGAAAGGTTTTCAAATGGGCTGCAAATGGCATCGATGATGATGCATATGTTTCAGGCGATGAATACACAGGATTGA
- a CDS encoding YlbD family protein has translation MTGKKLHPSVEKFKGFVKKHPKMIQAVRSGKENWQELYEDWYLLGEEDARFNKFREENEVKEEKTKTDTQWISQIGNMIKNMDADQMQQHINQLSQAIGSIQGVLSQFQGGKGSGSAPVRDSKPNNPFSFRKD, from the coding sequence ATGACGGGAAAAAAGCTTCATCCTTCCGTCGAAAAATTCAAGGGGTTCGTAAAAAAACATCCCAAAATGATTCAAGCTGTTAGGAGCGGAAAGGAAAACTGGCAGGAATTATATGAAGATTGGTATTTGCTTGGAGAAGAAGATGCACGCTTCAACAAGTTCCGTGAAGAAAATGAAGTGAAAGAAGAAAAGACAAAAACGGATACCCAATGGATCAGCCAAATAGGAAATATGATTAAAAATATGGATGCCGACCAAATGCAGCAGCATATCAATCAACTCAGCCAAGCGATAGGTAGCATCCAAGGTGTTTTATCTCAGTTCCAGGGAGGGAAAGGAAGCGGCAGTGCACCAGTCAGGGATTCAAAGCCAAATAATCCATTTTCATTTCGAAAAGATTAG
- a CDS encoding PaaI family thioesterase, which translates to MNKELQLLLEDCILHASGEDLSTIKQVLEGIRRKQIGLNGSFIGAILNMEKKMMEDGGYAVEVPINELTANSLGIVHGGITATVLDSAMGTLANILLPEGFGAVTSNLTIHYISPGIGNSMTAIARIIHKGTKTIVIEGEIIQDDGKKIAHCTGTFFVIKKPAA; encoded by the coding sequence ATGAACAAAGAATTACAGCTTTTGCTCGAAGATTGCATCCTACATGCAAGCGGGGAAGATTTATCGACAATCAAGCAGGTTTTGGAAGGCATTCGAAGAAAGCAGATCGGATTAAATGGGTCCTTTATCGGGGCGATCTTAAATATGGAAAAAAAAATGATGGAAGATGGCGGCTATGCAGTTGAAGTGCCGATCAATGAGTTGACGGCTAACTCACTTGGCATTGTTCATGGAGGTATCACTGCAACCGTCCTTGATTCAGCGATGGGAACTTTAGCCAATATTTTATTGCCTGAAGGTTTCGGAGCAGTCACTTCCAATTTAACGATTCATTACATTTCACCTGGCATCGGAAATTCCATGACCGCCATTGCCCGCATTATTCATAAAGGCACCAAAACGATTGTCATTGAAGGAGAAATCATACAAGATGACGGAAAGAAAATCGCACACTGTACAGGGACGTTCTTTGTCATAAAAAAACCAGCTGCATAA
- a CDS encoding CAP domain-containing protein: protein MIFGVWIYKNLHHTENNVLKDEHQSPTAKMDLNVDSDGNMPSKKTKRPNEGVTTLIGKSADRLKQLYGEPTRIDPSSYGYDWWIYNKADQTYMQVGVAKQKVVTIFAIGDNVDIAPFKIGQSIEKIYTSTYLNPDVHVQYEKGTYRFELSEEDLNIRPLVQLGNIYVQLYLDKVKGTLSSIRVLDKSTLIKQRPYEMVYRGELVDPEVPSDNQWQVIDRGSEKEIFDLTNIIRKRFELNPVQWDEDTAKVAYEHSKDMYDNDYFSHKSPKYGDLSERLDAADVSYQMAGENIAAQYIDAPAAIEGWLNSQSHRETMLNKDFTHLGVGVYQKNYTQNFLQKP, encoded by the coding sequence TTGATTTTTGGAGTCTGGATTTATAAAAATCTTCATCATACCGAAAATAATGTATTGAAGGATGAACATCAGTCGCCAACTGCCAAGATGGATTTGAATGTTGATTCAGATGGAAATATGCCTTCCAAAAAGACAAAACGTCCAAATGAAGGGGTTACAACCCTTATTGGAAAGTCTGCTGATCGATTGAAGCAATTATATGGTGAGCCGACCAGAATCGACCCTTCCTCATATGGCTATGATTGGTGGATATATAATAAGGCTGATCAGACTTATATGCAAGTAGGGGTGGCGAAGCAAAAAGTTGTCACAATATTTGCCATTGGTGATAACGTGGACATAGCCCCGTTTAAAATTGGACAAAGCATAGAAAAAATTTATACATCTACCTATTTGAACCCTGATGTCCATGTTCAATATGAAAAAGGTACATATCGCTTCGAATTATCAGAAGAAGATTTGAACATCCGGCCGCTCGTTCAGCTGGGAAATATTTATGTTCAATTATATTTGGATAAAGTGAAAGGCACTCTGTCAAGTATTCGAGTATTGGATAAATCAACCCTAATTAAACAACGCCCGTATGAAATGGTATATCGCGGTGAATTGGTTGATCCTGAAGTCCCTTCAGATAATCAGTGGCAAGTGATTGACAGGGGCAGTGAAAAAGAAATTTTTGATTTGACGAACATCATCAGGAAAAGATTTGAATTAAATCCCGTTCAATGGGATGAAGATACTGCAAAGGTAGCTTATGAACACAGTAAGGATATGTATGACAATGATTACTTTTCGCATAAATCCCCCAAATACGGTGATTTATCCGAAAGGTTGGATGCGGCAGATGTGAGCTACCAAATGGCAGGTGAGAATATTGCTGCCCAATATATTGACGCACCAGCGGCCATTGAAGGGTGGCTGAACTCACAAAGCCATAGGGAAACGATGCTGAATAAAGATTTTACCCATTTGGGAGTGGGGGTCTATCAAAAAAATTATACGCAAAATTTCCTACAGAAACCTTGA
- a CDS encoding YugN family protein, whose product MKFEKTGFETIKADLNRLDEVMKSHGLVREAQWDYERVTYDHKFEIKEGTFYLRVFGHAAEGDVGSHDAVIQLMTPLLGKHYYPHGVEYGEGEDFPKHLVTKCEKILADVKNDISVFAE is encoded by the coding sequence ATGAAATTCGAAAAAACGGGTTTTGAAACGATTAAAGCAGATTTGAACCGCCTTGATGAGGTAATGAAGTCACACGGACTTGTCCGCGAAGCCCAATGGGATTATGAGCGTGTTACATATGACCACAAGTTTGAAATTAAGGAAGGTACCTTCTATTTGCGTGTATTCGGACACGCTGCAGAAGGTGATGTCGGTTCACATGATGCCGTCATTCAATTAATGACACCGCTTCTCGGAAAGCACTATTATCCTCATGGAGTAGAATATGGAGAAGGAGAAGACTTTCCAAAACATTTGGTGACAAAATGTGAAAAAATATTAGCTGATGTAAAAAATGACATATCCGTTTTTGCTGAATAA
- the ytvI gene encoding sporulation integral membrane protein YtvI codes for MSAIFKKKYLIFILLLIISALFIYFVLPVSIPLIVAIVTALFLDPLVRLVVNKFNRKRHFAVMIVFITFTLLMGLAAFFITTKVVTEAVKLVQDAPKYVSQMNDLWSNYEGHFSSASQDLPKELVDTVSNEIQTNLESSKKKLFNYLNFEKVSTFLSYIPNFLVSFLVYLIALFLFMLELPNIKKAIYSHLHERTADKVNFMTSRLSYVVFGFLKAQFLVSIIIFIVSMIGLLIITPDIAVVMSLIIWIIDFIPLIGSIVILGPWALFHLLTGDISLGSQLAILAIILLIIRRTVEPKVMGTHIGLSPLSTLIAMFLGLKLLGLFGFIIGPLLLIVFNSAKEAGIIKWNFKI; via the coding sequence TTGTCCGCAATCTTCAAAAAGAAATATTTAATTTTCATCTTGCTGCTGATCATCTCAGCATTATTTATTTATTTTGTCCTGCCAGTTTCAATCCCCCTCATTGTAGCCATCGTGACGGCGTTATTTTTAGATCCCCTTGTCAGGCTGGTTGTCAATAAATTCAATCGGAAAAGGCATTTTGCTGTAATGATTGTGTTTATCACGTTTACATTATTGATGGGGCTTGCTGCATTCTTCATTACCACCAAAGTAGTGACCGAAGCAGTCAAACTGGTCCAGGATGCCCCGAAATATGTAAGTCAAATGAATGATTTATGGAGCAACTATGAAGGACATTTTAGCAGCGCTTCTCAGGACTTGCCAAAAGAACTTGTCGATACCGTTTCAAATGAGATTCAAACAAATTTAGAATCTTCAAAGAAAAAATTATTTAACTACTTAAACTTTGAAAAGGTCAGCACCTTTTTGTCATACATTCCAAACTTTCTTGTCAGTTTCCTAGTCTATTTGATTGCATTATTTTTATTTATGCTGGAGCTTCCAAATATCAAGAAGGCCATTTATTCACATCTTCATGAACGGACAGCCGATAAGGTGAATTTTATGACTTCAAGGTTATCCTATGTAGTATTCGGGTTTTTAAAGGCCCAATTCCTGGTCAGCATCATTATCTTTATCGTATCCATGATAGGTTTATTAATCATCACACCTGATATCGCAGTCGTGATGTCGCTCATTATTTGGATCATCGACTTCATTCCATTGATCGGCTCCATTGTGATCCTCGGACCCTGGGCTCTATTCCATTTGCTTACAGGAGATATTTCCCTCGGATCTCAGCTGGCTATTTTGGCGATTATCCTGCTGATAATCAGAAGGACTGTCGAACCAAAAGTAATGGGGACCCATATAGGACTATCCCCGCTCTCAACACTGATTGCCATGTTCCTTGGTTTGAAATTGTTGGGTTTATTCGGGTTTATTATCGGCCCGCTCCTGCTCATCGTATTCAATTCAGCCAAAGAAGCAGGAATCATTAAATGGAATTTCAAAATATAG